In the Oncorhynchus nerka isolate Pitt River linkage group LG6, Oner_Uvic_2.0, whole genome shotgun sequence genome, GTAATAGCTGTATGTAATAGCTGTCTGTAATAGCTGTATGTAATTGCTATCTAGCTGATGTGATTACATTCACAGCCTTATCTCGTTGATTACAGCCCCATTTCATTGTCTGATTATGTCTAATTACATAGTTGTCACTGATCTGTATCTGTGCGTTGagttctctctcttgctctctctctctctctctctcttgctgtctctctctctctctctctctcgctctctctctctctctcttgctcctctctctctctctcttgctgtctctctctctctctctctcttgctgtctctctctctctctctcttgctgtctctctctctctctctctctctctctcgctgtctctctctctctcgctctctctctcttgctctctctctctctctcttgctctctctctctctcttgctgtctctctctctctctcttgctgtctctctctctctctcttgctctctctctctcttgctgtctctctctctctcgctctctctttaggAGCTGGAAGAGCTGATCGATGAGGAGAACTTAAAGGGTGTGCCAGTGCTCATCTTTGCCAATAAGCAGGACCTGGCCACGGCCTCACCCGCCAGTGAGATCGCTGAGGGACTCAACCTGCACACGTACCGGGACCGCCAGTGGCAGATCCAAGCCTGCTCAGCAGTGTCAGGGGAGGGAGTACAGGTCAGTACTGTTAAACTGGAATTAGACCAAATGATTGACTGGTTGAGGTGCATATTAGTTAGAATCGGGAAATCAGTATATTCTTCCTGAAGGTTTGTGTAGCACTAATCAGAATGACCGAAAACACCTGAACATGTACCAAAATGTCCCTGCTGATGAGATTTGAATGTAACCATATTTtcctcctcactctgctctgttTTCGATCACCACAGGATGGCATGAACTGGATTTGCaacaacattgtaaataagaagaaATAAACTACCAGCCCTACTGTATCAATCCTCATTTTCACCAGAGAGAAACATACCCAAATATTGTATTtttacactgtctggttattttattactgcaatgtgtgtgtgtgtgtgaggtattaTTTTAAATGGTGCTCCAATGAAAGAAGAATACTGGCCCTAGAAATTTAAGGaaagttttttttatatatttacaAATATGCCCTATGTGAATATGCTGTAATAAAATTATCAAATGTACTTAAATTAGCATTATGTCCATATCCTGTAATTTCTGTTTTATCCCATGTCTGGAAGCTTCACTTGGAGAGTCTCTGTGTTTTCCTATTTATAATATTACACATATTGAAATAAAGATG is a window encoding:
- the LOC115130527 gene encoding ADP-ribosylation factor-like protein 3 isoform X2 — encoded protein: MKLNVWDIGGQRKIRPFWKKYLENTDLLIYVIDSADKKRFEETGLELEELIDEENLKGVPVLIFANKQDLATASPASEIAEGLNLHTYRDRQWQIQACSAVSGEGVQDGMNWICNNIVNKKK